A region of Apus apus isolate bApuApu2 chromosome 14, bApuApu2.pri.cur, whole genome shotgun sequence DNA encodes the following proteins:
- the DNAAF5 gene encoding dynein axonemal assembly factor 5, protein MAAGGAAELAQALGRPLGCLQEPECSRAGRLRALEAIRAELQERPLSAAAVQEVFGAQLVRPLTRCLAGDSAERCRELALQLLCHGLSHGDRPAEALPVLLPALARRLCPPQGCEPSEELRLGLVQLLGLLLQRCGASLTPYLSDVIRILQATLLDPYAEIRRESCRCAVACARAMPEHFHMQSESLIKPLMQTISHQHYRVRVDVIQATGAVIQFGNGKSVDDVLSHLAQRLFDEIPKVRHSVTTVIGEWLLHLRDRYSYFHKLIPLLLGSFTDEIPENMKLAWTYWEKIGLQWEKENEEELKDKMDFSVSPSHYPKGVTRPGLGCRELVSRNLSKILPGLCHDMTDWLESTRIKASQLLYTLLLHAEDHITQHMELLLRTLYQACLDEERNVVKNCVKAAELIGMFVSPKVSLRLITSAFGRTPKPSCIMVLTAVIRGSTKEILQPHLAHLGSTLSEAGVCQQSGEVVYMEQLFCCVQALIEVCQEDCKEISLQLMKVLVTIMATPSSQHLKEKVEEAMSSLAEVQQLDSFLCLYKQHITELMEWVSESCDCWTSYSPEPLQLDVIATHSGPVIGEALNNFIPILTTCLQPNKDPQMQLKLFTVLSELLQEANETINSQGLFPSYLETVIKDILAPNLQWHAGRTAAAIRTTALSCLWALTHCEMLSPEEMLKVKDGLMPQIIASLDEDSKIARLLACRIVGVLLKVCGRQFDEENFTKTYTEVLKRLDDASSDVRVTAAQTLTNWFKCLKDSAVKSAMETHIEYLYQELLIHLDDPDENSQNAVLEVLKEGSVLYPELLVREIEGVVHKHRTPVYCNQLLQHIQSARESA, encoded by the exons ATGGCGGCAGGCGGGGCGGCCGAGCTGGCGCAGGCCTTGGGCCGgcccctgggctgcctgcaggagccCGAGTGCAGCCGGGCAGGGCGGCTGCGGGCGCTGGAGGCCATCCGAGCCGAGCTGCAGGAGCGGCCGCTCTCGGCCGCCGCGGTGCAGGAGGTTTTCGGGGCGCAGCTGGTGCGGCCGCTGACTCGCTGCCTGGCGGGGGACTCGGCGGAGCGATGCCGGGAGCTcgccctccagctcctctgccacgGGCTCAGCCACGGCGACCGGCCCGCCGAGGCGCTGCCCGTCCTGCTGCCGGCCCTGGCCCGGCGCCTCTGCCCGCCGCAGGGCTGCGAGCCCAGCGAGGAGCTGCGCCTCGGCCTCGTCCAGCTGCTGGGCCTCCTGCTGCAGCGGTGCGGGGCCTCCCTCACCCCTTACTTGTCCGACGTTATCCGCATCCTCCAGGCCACCCTCCTCGACCCTTATGCCGAGATCAGGCGTGAAAGTTGCAGGTGCGCCGTGGCCTGCGCCCGGGCCATGCCAG AGCACTTCCATATGCAGTCAGAGTCTCTGATAAAACCCTTAATGCAAACAATTTCACACCAGCACTACAGAGTTCGTGTGGATGTAATTCAGGCTACTGGAGCAGTGATACAGTTTGGAAATGGAAAGTCTGTGGATGATGTTCTGTCTCATCTGGCACAGAGATTATTTGATGAGATTCCCAAg GTTCGCCACAGTGTAACAACTGTCATTGGAGAATGGTTGTTGCACCTACGGGACAGATACTCCTATTTTCACAAATTGATCCCTTTGTTACTTGGCAGCTTTACTGATGAAATTCCTGAGAATAT GAAACTGGCTTGGACTTACTGGGAAAAAATAGGCTTGCAGTGGGAGAAGGAGAATGAAGAAGAACTGAAGGATAAGATGGATTTTAGTGTTTCACCATCTCATTATCCCAAAGGAG TGACTCGACCAGGACTGGGTTGTCGGGAACTTGTGTCAAGAAACCTCTCCAAAATTCTTCCAGGTCTCTGCCATGATATGACAGACTGGCTTGAAAGCACAAGAATCAAAGCATCCCAGCTCCTGTACACATTATTGCTCCATGCAGAGGATCACATAACACAGcacatggagctgctgcttaGAACTTTATACCAAGCATGCCTGGATGAAGAAAGAAACGTGGTTAAAAAT tgtgtgaaagcagcagaattGATTGGAATGTTTGTCAGCCCCAAGGTGTCGTTGAGATTAATCACATCAGCCTTTGGGAGGACACCCAAACCATCATGTATCATGGTTCTAACTGCAGTCATTCGAGGTAGCACAAAAGAAATCTTACAGCCTCATTTGGCTCACCTTGGCAGCACACTGTCAGAAGCTGGAGTTTGTCAGCAGTCTGGAGAG gtgGTTTATATGGagcagttgttttgttgtgtacAAGCATTGATTGAAGTATGCCAGGAAGACTGCAAAGAAATTAGCTTGCAGCTAATGAAAGTTTTGGTGACAATAATGGCAACACCATCTTCTCAGCACCTTAAGGAAAAG GTAGAGGAAGCAATGTCTTCATTAGCTGAAGTGCAGCAGTTGGATAGTTTTCTTTGTCTCTACAAACAGCACATAACTGAGCTTATGGAATGGGTGTCAGAGTCGTGTGATTGTTGGACAAGCTATTCTCCAGAGCCGTTACAGTTGGATGTCATTGCAACTCATTCAG gtCCTGTCATAGGTGAAGCTCTAAATAACTTTATTCCCATTCTTACGACGTGTCTTCAGCCAAATAAGGATCCCCAGATGCAGTTAAAACTTTTCACTGTATTATCAGAGTTGCTCCAGGAAGCAAATGAAACCATCAATTCTCAAGG GCTGTTCCCTAGTTACCTTGAGACTGTGATAAAAGACATACTGGCCCCTAATCTGCAGTGGCATGCTGGAAGAACTGCAGCTGCCATCCGCACTACAGCTCTGTCCTGCCTTTGGGCTCTTACTCACTGTGAGATGCTGTCACCAGAGGAG ATGTTAAAAGTCAAAGATGGCCTAATGCCCCAAATCATTGCCTCTCTGGATGAAGACTCTAAAATTGCTCGGCTGTTGGCTTGTCGTATTGTTGGTGTCCTTCTCAAAGTCTGTGGGAGGCAGTTTGATGAAGAGAATTTTACCAAAACTTACACAG aagttttaaaGCGTCTGGATGATGCTTCAAGTGATGTACGAGTGACAGCTGCTCAAACCTTAACTAACTGGTTTAAATGCCTGAAGGACAGTGCTGTGAAGTCTGCAATGGAAACTCACATTGAGTATCTGTACCAAGAACTTTTGATACATCTCGATGATCCAGATGAAAACAGCCAAAATGCAGTCCTTG aagtTTTGAAAGAAGGAAGTGTTTTATACCCAGAACTGCTTGTGAGAGAAATTGAAGGGGTTGTACATAAGCACCGAACACCAGTCTATTGTAATCAACTACTGCAGCACATTCAGTCAGCCAGAGAATCAGCTTGA